A genomic region of Rhodomicrobium lacus contains the following coding sequences:
- a CDS encoding DUF1127 domain-containing protein, producing the protein MTTMKHAQPLSDAASTMATGGFFDKALGLLSSVKRRWNAEAEIRNAVAELEQLDDRALRDIGLNRYDLEDRVRHHHRH; encoded by the coding sequence ATGACAACGATGAAACACGCTCAACCTCTTAGCGATGCGGCTTCGACCATGGCGACGGGCGGCTTCTTCGATAAGGCGCTCGGCCTGTTGTCGTCCGTCAAACGTCGCTGGAACGCGGAAGCCGAGATACGCAACGCCGTCGCCGAACTCGAACAGCTCGACGACCGCGCGCTTCGCGACATCGGCCTCAACCGTTATGACCTCGAAGATCGCGTTCGCCACCACCACCGGCATTAG
- a CDS encoding acetyl-CoA carboxylase carboxyltransferase subunit alpha: MRTYLDFEKPIAELESKIAELSALGEGDSGVSIKDELAKLREKAQTALEETYKSLDPWQKTQVARHPARPHSVDYIRELIADFTPLGGDRYFGEDLAIIGGLGRFNGRTVMVLGHEKGADTQGRLRHNFGMAKPEGYRKAVRLMQMADRFGIPVVSLVDTAGAYPGIEAEERGQAEAIARSTDCCLSLSVPMIAVVIGEGGSGGAIAIAAANRVLMLEHSIYSVISPEGAASILWRDSSKARDAATNMKITAQDLLQLGVIDQIIPEPVGGAHRDREAAIRNVREALERALSEFESQEKQAIKKQRQDKFLAIGRTLPAAR, from the coding sequence ATGCGCACCTATCTCGACTTCGAAAAACCTATCGCTGAACTCGAAAGCAAGATCGCGGAATTGAGCGCGCTCGGCGAAGGAGACAGCGGCGTGTCCATCAAGGATGAACTCGCCAAGCTTCGCGAGAAGGCGCAAACGGCGCTCGAAGAAACCTACAAGAGCCTCGATCCCTGGCAGAAGACGCAGGTGGCGCGCCATCCCGCGCGGCCGCACTCCGTCGACTACATCCGCGAGCTTATCGCCGATTTCACACCGCTGGGCGGGGATCGCTATTTCGGCGAGGATCTTGCCATCATCGGCGGGCTGGGCCGGTTCAACGGCCGCACCGTGATGGTGCTGGGACACGAAAAAGGCGCCGATACGCAAGGCCGCCTGCGCCACAATTTCGGCATGGCAAAGCCCGAAGGCTACCGCAAGGCCGTGCGCCTCATGCAGATGGCCGATCGCTTCGGCATTCCGGTCGTCAGCCTCGTCGACACGGCGGGCGCTTATCCCGGCATCGAGGCGGAGGAGCGCGGTCAGGCCGAGGCTATCGCGCGCTCGACGGATTGCTGCCTGTCGCTTTCCGTGCCGATGATCGCAGTCGTAATCGGCGAGGGCGGCTCCGGCGGCGCGATCGCGATCGCCGCAGCAAACCGCGTGCTGATGCTCGAACACTCCATCTACAGCGTGATCTCGCCCGAAGGGGCGGCCTCGATCCTCTGGCGCGACAGTTCGAAGGCGCGCGATGCCGCGACGAACATGAAGATCACCGCGCAGGATCTTCTTCAACTCGGGGTTATCGATCAGATCATTCCCGAGCCCGTCGGCGGCGCCCATCGCGATCGGGAGGCCGCGATTCGCAACGTGCGCGAAGCGCTCGAACGCGCTCTTTCCGAATTCGAGTCGCAGGAAAAGCAAGCGATCAAGAAGCAGCGTCAGGACAAATTCCTGGCTATCGGCCGCACCTTGCCGGCCGCGCGGTAG
- a CDS encoding L,D-transpeptidase family protein has product MRVVLRFASVAPLLLGLTGCLNLFGFGGDPENTVPPAERQLPASTQAMLAIKGMRPDAPIFIRIFKEESELEVWKFKEGRFQHFRTYPICAWSGTLGPKIQTGDRQSPEGFYTVTRAQMNPRSNYYLAFNLGYPNTHDQVNGHTGSALMVHGNCKSVGCYAMTDAYIEEIYILAREAFDAGQTKFHVQALPFRMTAANMAKHRDSPWYSFWGRLKEGYDSFEATGKPPIVKVCGKQYQVNVQFPGLPGDPAPDGPCPIFAKVDPRMLPGVDGVPQTVLANLNRAPDTAQPQASQPVAVAAMAPQPPMRSYTPTYTQPATASAAPTQPAETAAFASMSASPVVRTPASRPVSIASMQATHPAASGAAPASGQAFASARKEPDSGPQPTQYQFGTTTQASATAPAVQQASAQQAAGQQTAAVTDPDALQKTNRSGKGGKLASQPDAPENMISASPPIMLGYTQR; this is encoded by the coding sequence ATGAGAGTTGTGTTGCGTTTCGCGTCGGTCGCTCCGCTTCTGCTGGGCTTGACAGGGTGTCTTAACCTCTTCGGTTTCGGTGGCGATCCAGAAAACACGGTGCCCCCGGCCGAGCGCCAGCTCCCGGCATCCACCCAGGCGATGCTCGCCATCAAGGGCATGAGGCCCGACGCGCCGATCTTCATCCGCATCTTCAAGGAAGAGTCGGAGCTGGAAGTCTGGAAGTTCAAGGAAGGCCGGTTCCAGCATTTCCGCACCTATCCGATTTGCGCCTGGTCCGGCACACTCGGCCCCAAGATTCAGACCGGGGACCGGCAATCGCCCGAGGGTTTCTACACCGTCACGCGCGCCCAGATGAACCCGCGCAGCAATTACTATCTGGCTTTCAATCTCGGCTACCCGAACACGCACGATCAGGTGAACGGCCATACGGGGTCGGCGCTCATGGTGCACGGCAACTGCAAGTCTGTCGGCTGCTACGCGATGACCGATGCCTATATCGAGGAGATCTATATCCTCGCGCGTGAGGCGTTCGACGCGGGCCAGACGAAATTCCATGTGCAGGCCCTGCCCTTCCGCATGACGGCAGCCAACATGGCGAAGCATCGCGATAGTCCGTGGTATTCGTTCTGGGGGCGCCTCAAGGAGGGCTACGACTCGTTCGAGGCCACCGGCAAGCCGCCGATCGTCAAGGTTTGCGGCAAGCAATATCAGGTGAACGTCCAGTTTCCCGGCCTCCCCGGCGATCCCGCGCCGGACGGTCCGTGCCCGATCTTCGCCAAGGTCGATCCAAGGATGCTTCCGGGGGTCGATGGTGTGCCGCAGACCGTTCTGGCGAATCTGAACCGCGCACCCGACACCGCCCAGCCGCAAGCCAGCCAGCCGGTTGCCGTGGCCGCCATGGCACCGCAACCGCCAATGCGGTCGTATACGCCAACCTACACACAGCCGGCGACCGCTTCGGCCGCCCCGACTCAACCGGCTGAAACCGCCGCGTTCGCCTCGATGTCCGCGTCGCCGGTTGTTCGGACACCGGCAAGCAGACCCGTGTCGATAGCAAGCATGCAGGCAACGCACCCCGCAGCTTCCGGCGCAGCGCCCGCATCGGGGCAAGCCTTTGCCTCCGCTCGCAAGGAGCCCGACAGCGGCCCACAGCCGACGCAATATCAGTTTGGCACCACAACGCAGGCTTCGGCTACGGCACCCGCTGTGCAACAGGCTTCCGCGCAGCAGGCCGCAGGCCAACAGACTGCCGCCGTAACCGATCCCGACGCTTTGCAGAAGACCAACCGTTCCGGCAAGGGCGGAAAGCTGGCGTCTCAGCCTGACGCGCCGGAAAACATGATTTCCGCCTCCCCCCCGATCATGCTGGGCTATACGCAACGCTGA
- a CDS encoding DUF2023 family protein, protein MDQPSDLNEGVIRVFNHHLYELSRGIRPLSMLTMTKAASVFVEARLVREGVAYYVHEACPTKLNVVFGRPAAVEAARRFLTRPLCDLSPEHDFMLGILLGYDREQQCVRYLERSASAGEQQVLAAPDFDDKSASWLDAAVEANPERAH, encoded by the coding sequence TTGGATCAGCCGTCTGACCTAAACGAGGGCGTCATCCGCGTCTTCAATCACCACCTCTACGAGCTGTCGAGAGGGATCAGGCCGCTCAGCATGCTGACCATGACGAAGGCGGCGTCGGTTTTCGTAGAGGCACGGCTCGTCCGCGAAGGTGTTGCGTATTACGTGCACGAAGCCTGCCCTACGAAACTCAACGTCGTGTTCGGGCGCCCGGCGGCTGTTGAAGCCGCACGACGGTTCCTGACCCGGCCGCTTTGCGATCTCTCGCCCGAGCATGATTTCATGCTCGGCATTCTCCTCGGCTACGACCGCGAGCAACAATGCGTTCGCTACCTCGAAAGGTCGGCTTCTGCGGGCGAGCAGCAGGTGCTTGCCGCCCCTGATTTCGACGACAAATCCGCAAGCTGGCTCGATGCCGCCGTCGAGGCGAACCCGGAGCGCGCGCACTGA
- a CDS encoding DUF1499 domain-containing protein, translating into MRLYENLSKRAAWSYRIAVLSVLVFGGAFVWHRFFGLTTPLALKIMGAAIAGAIIAVFVAIAGLVAIWNNGDRGAERAAAALFLAALVLAVPLWSLPALLTLPRIYEVTSDPGAPPAFDRVARIRQGQANPIRYDAAFAPLQAQAYPDIKPLVVQRPLIDVYTSVRDVVKTLNWKILEEQAPEATKAGHIEAVDKTLLFGFVEDIAIRVTGNAKSARVDIRSSSRFGQHDLGRNAERVRRFMTEVKNRLAALERLERMERVVAARQAEEKEKAKPQSKPANRRRDAN; encoded by the coding sequence TTGCGTCTTTACGAAAATCTTTCGAAGCGGGCGGCGTGGAGCTACCGGATAGCCGTCCTTTCTGTCCTTGTTTTTGGAGGCGCATTCGTCTGGCATCGCTTCTTCGGCCTCACGACACCGCTCGCGCTCAAGATCATGGGGGCGGCGATTGCGGGAGCCATCATCGCAGTCTTCGTCGCGATCGCAGGGCTCGTCGCGATCTGGAACAATGGCGACCGGGGCGCCGAGCGCGCGGCCGCCGCGCTTTTTCTGGCCGCGCTCGTGCTTGCGGTTCCGCTTTGGTCGCTTCCCGCATTGCTTACCCTCCCCCGCATCTATGAAGTGACGAGCGATCCGGGCGCACCTCCGGCCTTCGATCGTGTCGCCCGAATTCGGCAAGGACAGGCGAACCCGATACGTTACGACGCCGCTTTCGCGCCGCTTCAGGCACAAGCCTATCCCGACATCAAACCCCTTGTGGTCCAGCGCCCGCTCATCGACGTCTACACCTCGGTGCGTGATGTCGTGAAGACGCTGAACTGGAAGATCCTTGAGGAACAGGCCCCCGAAGCGACCAAGGCCGGCCATATCGAGGCCGTGGATAAAACCCTCCTGTTCGGCTTCGTGGAGGACATTGCGATCCGCGTGACCGGTAACGCGAAATCGGCGCGCGTGGATATTCGCTCGTCGTCGCGTTTCGGCCAGCACGACCTCGGCCGCAATGCCGAGCGCGTTCGCAGGTTCATGACGGAAGTGAAAAACCGCCTCGCCGCGCTGGAACGTCTCGAACGCATGGAGCGTGTCGTAGCGGCCCGTCAGGCGGAAGAAAAAGAAAAGGCAAAGCCGCAGTCCAAGCCTGCAAACCGCAGACGAGACGCCAACTAA
- a CDS encoding glutathione S-transferase family protein has product MGLLVDGVWQDQWYDTKSTGGRFERQQSRFRNWITPDGSAGPSGEAGFAAEAGRYHLYVCYACPWAHRTLIFRALKGLQDFIPISAVNWYMGAEGWTFEPGPGVIPDTVNGATRLHQIYTKADPSYSGRVVVPVLWDKQRETIVSNESSEIIRMFNSAFDGLGAKPGDYYPEELRQEIDTLNAEIYDRVNNGVYKAGFATSQEAYEEAVRPLFETLDKLEARLATNRYLCGDRITEADWRLFTTLLRFDPVYVGHFKCNIRRIADYPNLWGFTRELYQWPGVKETVNFQHIKGHYYQSHKTINPTGIVPVGPEIDYAAPHGRETLPAASRPM; this is encoded by the coding sequence ATGGGGCTTCTGGTCGACGGCGTATGGCAGGATCAGTGGTACGATACCAAGTCGACCGGCGGCCGCTTCGAGCGCCAGCAAAGCCGGTTTCGCAACTGGATCACGCCCGATGGAAGCGCCGGACCAAGCGGTGAGGCGGGCTTCGCAGCAGAGGCCGGTCGTTATCACCTCTATGTATGCTACGCCTGCCCCTGGGCGCACCGCACGTTGATTTTCCGGGCGCTGAAAGGGCTCCAAGACTTCATCCCGATATCGGCGGTGAACTGGTACATGGGCGCGGAAGGGTGGACGTTCGAACCTGGTCCGGGCGTCATCCCCGACACGGTCAACGGCGCCACACGCCTCCATCAAATCTATACGAAGGCCGATCCGTCCTATTCCGGTCGCGTGGTCGTTCCCGTGCTCTGGGACAAGCAACGTGAAACCATCGTCAGCAACGAATCGTCCGAGATCATCCGCATGTTCAACTCGGCCTTCGACGGTCTAGGCGCGAAGCCTGGCGATTACTACCCGGAAGAACTGAGGCAAGAGATCGATACGCTGAACGCGGAAATCTACGACCGCGTCAACAACGGCGTCTACAAGGCAGGCTTCGCAACGTCGCAGGAGGCATACGAGGAGGCCGTGCGGCCCCTGTTCGAGACGCTCGACAAGCTCGAAGCGCGGCTCGCCACAAACCGCTATTTGTGCGGCGACCGAATAACGGAGGCAGACTGGCGGCTGTTCACGACGCTGCTTAGATTTGATCCCGTTTATGTCGGTCACTTCAAGTGCAACATACGCCGCATCGCCGATTACCCCAACCTCTGGGGCTTTACGCGCGAACTATATCAGTGGCCCGGTGTGAAGGAGACGGTCAATTTTCAGCACATCAAGGGGCACTATTATCAAAGCCACAAGACCATCAACCCGACGGGCATCGTGCCGGTAGGACCAGAAATCGATTATGCCGCGCCGCACGGACGCGAGACGCTGCCCGCAGCGAGCCGCCCGATGTGA
- a CDS encoding methyltransferase, which yields MSGALVPAVKRAFIQESGETLMSRKDIIARRFSNSVLTYDANAALQETVAARLAAFLPGAGEPRVLEIGCGTGLFSRHVLTRYPRGRLLFTDIGLDMVFRCRENLAAASGRGAETTFATMDGDRPAVAQGFDLVASSMTLQWCDDPRRTLENWRRLLNPGGRVVFATIGPGNFPEWRETLENLGEPVGLLDVPALDGVVREESITARYGDATGFLRALRDTGARQPRPGYRPLSATALRRALAVFDRRHGGCVTWRIVYGVLDAPSPRK from the coding sequence TTGTCTGGCGCGCTCGTCCCTGCGGTGAAGCGCGCATTCATTCAGGAATCAGGTGAAACTCTCATGTCCCGCAAGGACATAATAGCGCGCCGCTTCTCAAACAGCGTCTTGACCTATGACGCCAACGCGGCTCTTCAGGAGACGGTCGCGGCGCGCCTTGCCGCGTTCCTGCCCGGCGCCGGCGAGCCGCGCGTGCTCGAAATCGGCTGCGGCACGGGACTGTTTTCGCGCCATGTCCTCACGCGATACCCTCGGGGCCGGCTCCTCTTCACCGACATCGGCCTCGATATGGTGTTCCGCTGCCGTGAAAATCTGGCGGCTGCGAGCGGCCGGGGCGCGGAAACGACGTTCGCCACGATGGACGGCGACCGCCCGGCCGTTGCGCAAGGCTTCGACCTCGTGGCGTCGAGCATGACGCTGCAATGGTGCGACGATCCGCGCCGAACCCTCGAAAACTGGCGGCGGCTGCTGAATCCGGGCGGCCGCGTCGTATTCGCCACCATCGGCCCCGGCAATTTTCCCGAATGGCGCGAGACGCTCGAAAACCTCGGCGAGCCGGTCGGGCTCCTGGACGTGCCCGCGCTCGACGGCGTGGTGCGGGAGGAGTCCATCACCGCCCGATACGGCGATGCGACAGGCTTTCTAAGGGCGCTACGCGACACCGGGGCGCGCCAGCCGAGACCCGGATATCGACCGCTTTCGGCGACGGCGCTGCGGCGCGCGCTGGCGGTATTCGACCGCCGGCACGGAGGCTGCGTCACATGGCGCATCGTCTACGGGGTTCTCGACGCGCCCAGTCCCCGGAAATGA
- a CDS encoding LysR family transcriptional regulator — MRDLNLDQVRTFLEVVKRGSFTAAARALNLTQPAVSQQIKELEARLGVQLVARLGKRAFATDAGKELVARGGKLIGDAEEAVLAVGRYRDGWMSPIRLGATITVCVYLLPRLLGELRLTHPELEISIEIDLSHVIVEKVAANELDIGLVALPIDKAAPVSVTKVREDPLMAVFPMHEGAGLPSAIPADYLKKRALLLDLPTTQMHRLVVGWFEAQGIHPKPTLYLGNSEALKAMVAAGVGVAILAIENREDLYLGRSIVARPLSPPLVRQLGLIVHKDKPPHPAMPEIRDRLTNISA, encoded by the coding sequence ATGCGCGATCTCAATCTCGATCAGGTGCGGACGTTTCTTGAGGTCGTGAAGCGGGGGAGCTTTACGGCGGCGGCGCGCGCGCTGAATTTGACGCAGCCCGCCGTAAGCCAGCAGATCAAGGAGCTTGAGGCGCGACTTGGCGTGCAACTGGTGGCACGTCTCGGCAAGCGCGCCTTTGCGACCGACGCCGGAAAGGAACTCGTCGCGCGCGGGGGGAAGCTCATCGGCGACGCTGAGGAGGCCGTGCTTGCCGTGGGGCGCTATCGCGACGGCTGGATGAGCCCGATCCGGCTCGGCGCGACCATCACCGTCTGCGTTTATCTTCTGCCGAGGCTGCTTGGCGAACTGCGCCTGACGCATCCCGAACTCGAAATTTCCATCGAAATCGACCTGTCGCATGTCATCGTGGAAAAGGTGGCGGCAAACGAACTCGACATCGGCCTCGTTGCGCTGCCCATCGACAAGGCGGCGCCGGTATCGGTGACGAAGGTCCGCGAAGATCCGCTCATGGCCGTCTTCCCGATGCATGAAGGTGCCGGCTTGCCGTCCGCGATACCAGCGGACTACCTCAAGAAACGCGCTCTCCTTCTGGACCTGCCGACGACGCAGATGCACCGCCTCGTGGTCGGCTGGTTCGAGGCGCAGGGCATCCACCCGAAACCGACGCTCTATCTCGGCAATTCGGAGGCGCTGAAGGCGATGGTGGCGGCGGGCGTCGGGGTCGCCATCCTCGCCATCGAGAACAGGGAAGACCTCTATCTCGGGCGCAGCATCGTGGCGCGGCCGCTTTCGCCTCCGCTTGTGAGGCAGCTCGGATTGATCGTGCACAAGGACAAGCCGCCACATCCGGCGATGCCGGAAATCCGCGACCGGCTGACGAACATCAGTGCCTGA
- a CDS encoding cation:proton antiporter, whose translation MTTPMGGDIYGDALVVLGTAGIVVPLLRRLGVSSVLGYLGAGAILGPYGLGSLRAEYGVLPWITITDTKALGGIAELGVVFLLFTIGLELSYNRLLTMRRLVFGLGSLQVVASTAVIAAICAAAGLDLRLSIILGGCLALSSTAIVVDVLACQRRLSTATGRASFSILLAQDLAVVPLLLFLLILGSSAEASVYEALALALMKAALGLSFILIVARLFLRPLFRLVASAGSSEPFMAATLFVVVATGVTASRAGLSMALGAFVAGLLLAETEYRKSVEIAIEPFKGVLLGLFFFTVGMGIDFREILNYPDLVFGAIVALVIVKAAIVLGIAPLFNVPRPAALETALLLGPAGEFAFVGLGLAAGLKLIPTEISGPALAVVSLSMAFIPILDFAGRRLAERASAKRPHIDEALLALPETELKDHAIVVGHGRVGQVLCSLLERHRFPFIASDKDPDVVSQHRRLGREVYYGNAGNPAFLSACGLQSASALIITITAGDEIIEIVKTALKLRPDLVILSRARDATHAHQLYAIGVTDAVPETIEASLQLSEASLVALGIPAGLAIASIHDMRDEFRAEFQEAARQSGRLVTRAIRRKTLRERAPNKAEP comes from the coding sequence ATGACCACGCCCATGGGCGGTGACATCTACGGCGATGCTCTCGTGGTGCTCGGCACCGCGGGCATCGTCGTGCCGCTGCTCCGTCGGCTGGGAGTCAGTTCCGTGCTCGGCTATCTCGGCGCGGGCGCCATCCTCGGCCCCTACGGCCTCGGCTCGCTGCGCGCGGAATATGGCGTCCTGCCGTGGATCACGATTACCGACACGAAGGCGCTCGGCGGCATCGCCGAACTCGGCGTCGTGTTCCTGCTTTTCACCATAGGGCTCGAACTCTCGTATAATCGCCTGCTGACGATGCGCCGCCTCGTCTTCGGGCTTGGCTCGCTTCAGGTGGTCGCATCGACGGCGGTCATCGCCGCGATCTGCGCTGCGGCGGGGCTCGACCTCCGGCTTTCCATCATTCTGGGCGGGTGCCTGGCGCTATCCTCGACCGCCATAGTCGTCGATGTCCTCGCCTGCCAGCGCCGCCTCTCCACCGCCACCGGACGCGCGAGCTTTTCGATCCTGCTCGCCCAGGATCTCGCGGTCGTGCCGCTTCTCCTTTTCCTGCTGATCCTCGGTTCGAGCGCCGAAGCGTCCGTTTACGAAGCGCTCGCGCTGGCGCTCATGAAAGCGGCCCTCGGCCTCAGCTTCATCCTGATCGTGGCGCGGCTTTTTCTGCGGCCGCTGTTCCGCCTCGTGGCGTCGGCGGGGTCGAGCGAGCCGTTCATGGCGGCAACGCTGTTCGTGGTGGTGGCCACAGGCGTAACAGCGAGCCGCGCAGGGCTTTCCATGGCTCTCGGCGCCTTCGTGGCCGGACTCCTGCTTGCGGAAACGGAATACAGAAAGTCCGTCGAAATCGCCATCGAGCCCTTCAAGGGCGTATTGCTCGGCCTGTTCTTCTTCACTGTCGGGATGGGAATCGATTTCCGCGAAATTCTCAACTACCCGGACCTCGTCTTCGGCGCGATCGTTGCTCTCGTGATCGTGAAGGCCGCGATCGTCCTCGGAATTGCGCCGCTCTTCAACGTGCCCCGTCCGGCAGCCCTCGAAACGGCGCTGCTCCTTGGCCCGGCGGGAGAGTTCGCTTTCGTCGGCCTCGGGCTTGCGGCCGGACTGAAACTGATTCCAACCGAGATATCCGGCCCCGCGCTGGCTGTCGTCTCTCTCTCCATGGCGTTCATACCCATTCTCGACTTCGCGGGGCGGAGACTGGCGGAGCGCGCGTCGGCAAAGCGGCCGCACATCGACGAAGCTCTTCTCGCGCTGCCGGAAACGGAACTGAAGGACCACGCCATCGTCGTCGGCCATGGCCGCGTCGGACAGGTGCTCTGCTCGCTCCTCGAACGCCACCGTTTTCCGTTCATCGCGAGTGACAAGGATCCGGATGTCGTGTCGCAACACAGGCGCCTTGGCCGCGAAGTCTATTACGGCAACGCCGGCAATCCCGCCTTCCTGAGCGCCTGCGGCCTGCAAAGTGCCTCCGCGCTCATCATCACCATAACGGCAGGCGACGAAATCATCGAAATCGTGAAGACCGCGCTCAAGCTCAGGCCCGACCTTGTCATTCTTTCGCGCGCTCGCGACGCGACGCATGCCCATCAGCTCTACGCCATCGGCGTGACCGATGCGGTGCCGGAGACGATCGAAGCAAGCCTTCAGCTTTCGGAAGCGTCGCTCGTGGCGCTCGGCATTCCGGCGGGTCTGGCCATCGCGTCGATTCACGACATGCGCGACGAATTCCGCGCCGAGTTTCAGGAGGCCGCGCGGCAATCGGGGCGGCTCGTGACGCGCGCCATCCGCCGCAAGACGCTCCGCGAGCGTGCGCCGAACAAGGCGGAGCCTTAG
- a CDS encoding HAD-IA family hydrolase: MASTPTLIVFDCDGTLADSQHIIVEAMRFSFQNLGLALPSRHAILRTVGLSMSEAIACLAPDLCEATRDDVIAAYRNKCMQLRNARQSEPMFLGAAQLLGSLAARDDVVLGMATGKSRRGALRFIEENGFSAMFSTVQTADDAPSKPHPAMLFQAMRETGIPPQSTIMIGDTSYDMQMAGSAACAGVGVTWGYHSVTELTRAGAHVLVHSFASLDKALSHALEGGRLRPFCRDVAA, encoded by the coding sequence ATGGCATCGACTCCTACGCTCATTGTTTTCGACTGTGACGGTACACTTGCCGATAGTCAGCATATCATCGTCGAGGCGATGAGGTTTTCTTTCCAGAACCTCGGGCTGGCCCTGCCTTCACGCCATGCGATCCTGCGCACCGTCGGCCTTTCGATGTCGGAGGCCATCGCCTGTCTCGCCCCGGACCTGTGCGAGGCCACGCGCGACGACGTCATCGCCGCCTATCGCAACAAGTGCATGCAGCTTCGCAATGCCCGCCAGAGCGAGCCGATGTTCCTCGGCGCGGCGCAGCTTCTGGGCAGCCTTGCCGCGCGCGATGACGTGGTTCTCGGGATGGCAACGGGCAAATCGCGCCGCGGCGCGCTCCGTTTCATCGAGGAAAACGGGTTTTCGGCGATGTTTTCGACGGTGCAGACTGCCGACGACGCCCCCTCCAAGCCCCACCCCGCCATGCTGTTCCAGGCCATGCGCGAAACAGGCATCCCGCCGCAGTCGACGATCATGATCGGCGATACGTCCTATGACATGCAGATGGCGGGCTCGGCGGCCTGCGCCGGCGTCGGCGTCACATGGGGTTATCACTCCGTGACGGAACTGACGCGGGCGGGGGCGCATGTCCTCGTGCACAGCTTCGCGTCCCTCGACAAGGCGCTCAGTCACGCACTGGAAGGCGGGCGCCTGCGTCCCTTCTGCCGGGATGTTGCAGCCTGA
- a CDS encoding RluA family pseudouridine synthase: MTIEKRAVRTDDDGLRVDRWLKKNYPALPHTLVQKLVRTGQVRVDGGRVKADSRLSAGQEVRVPTHFAEPENAPQPSLKPPPGLSKADRDFIERMIVFENDEMFILNKPFGIAVQGGTKTTRHIDGLLAGMADRFGGERPRLVHRLDRDTTGILVVAKDRQTAARLGRLFQTRSVQKIYWAITRGIPKPPQGKVEAALVKAAGPEGDRVRKARPGEQDLAQHATTFYSVIDRAANMAWVSLKPVTGRQHQLRAHMDILGTPILGDQKYGDGTEIPIEGIERKLHLHARRLTLKDPKLGEIDISAPLPSHIAQTFELLGFDSARYGE, encoded by the coding sequence ATGACCATCGAAAAGCGTGCGGTCCGCACCGACGACGACGGCCTTCGTGTCGATCGCTGGCTGAAAAAGAATTACCCGGCACTGCCCCATACGCTCGTGCAGAAACTTGTCCGCACCGGACAGGTCCGCGTCGACGGCGGACGCGTGAAGGCGGACAGCCGCCTTTCGGCAGGGCAGGAAGTTCGCGTGCCCACGCATTTCGCCGAGCCTGAAAACGCGCCGCAGCCTTCGCTGAAACCGCCTCCGGGGCTCTCCAAGGCCGACCGCGATTTCATCGAGCGGATGATCGTGTTCGAGAACGACGAGATGTTCATTCTCAACAAGCCCTTCGGCATCGCCGTTCAGGGCGGCACGAAGACGACGCGTCACATCGACGGACTGCTCGCGGGCATGGCCGACCGCTTCGGCGGCGAACGTCCGCGCCTCGTGCACCGGCTCGACCGCGATACCACCGGCATTCTCGTTGTCGCGAAGGACCGCCAGACCGCGGCCCGCCTCGGCCGGCTGTTCCAGACACGCTCGGTACAGAAGATCTACTGGGCGATCACGCGCGGCATCCCGAAGCCGCCACAGGGCAAGGTCGAGGCCGCGCTGGTCAAGGCAGCGGGGCCGGAGGGCGACCGCGTGCGCAAGGCGCGTCCCGGCGAGCAGGATCTCGCGCAGCACGCGACGACGTTTTATTCCGTCATCGACCGTGCCGCGAACATGGCGTGGGTATCGCTGAAGCCGGTGACCGGTCGCCAGCATCAGCTTCGCGCGCATATGGACATTCTCGGCACGCCCATTCTCGGCGATCAGAAATATGGCGACGGGACCGAAATCCCCATCGAAGGCATCGAACGGAAGCTTCATCTGCATGCGCGCCGGCTGACGCTCAAGGATCCGAAGCTCGGCGAAATCGATATTTCCGCGCCCCTTCCGTCGCATATCGCGCAGACGTTCGAGCTTCTCGGATTCGATTCAGCCCGTTACGGGGAATAA
- the fldA gene encoding flavodoxin FldA yields the protein MSVNVIFGSDGGATKAVASKIAKKLSGKAIDIKDATAADFESPSLLILGSPTYGNGTLQTDWEDNIEKLTSANLAGKKVAIFGTGDQEGYPESFVDAIGILYDYAVDAGAEVVGFTDTAGYNYSGSTAERDGKFVGLPLDQDTQSSKTDKRITDWISRLT from the coding sequence ATGAGTGTGAACGTCATTTTCGGCTCCGACGGCGGCGCGACCAAAGCGGTTGCCTCCAAGATCGCCAAAAAGCTTTCCGGCAAAGCCATCGACATCAAGGACGCGACGGCGGCTGATTTCGAAAGCCCAAGCCTTCTTATTCTCGGCTCGCCCACCTACGGCAACGGCACCCTTCAGACCGACTGGGAAGACAACATCGAAAAGCTGACCTCCGCCAATCTCGCGGGCAAGAAGGTCGCCATCTTCGGCACCGGCGATCAGGAAGGCTATCCCGAGAGCTTCGTGGACGCGATCGGCATCCTTTACGACTACGCGGTCGACGCGGGCGCGGAAGTCGTCGGGTTCACCGATACGGCGGGCTACAACTATTCCGGATCGACCGCGGAGCGCGACGGCAAGTTCGTCGGCCTGCCCCTCGACCAGGACACGCAGTCTTCCAAGACAGACAAGAGGATCACGGATTGGATCAGCCGTCTGACCTAA